The genomic region AGACAAATTCTGCTAAATGTCTAACCATTCATTAGCAAGCAGTTACAAAAACAGTTCTGTTCTGTCCCTAGACGCTCCAACCATTCACCTGTATGAGAGGCTTGCCCAAGACCCGTTCTCAAGTCTGGATCAGGTTCTTCAGATAGGGCAGGGGACCGGGGTCTCAGTAAGAGAGTGTGCTTGGCTGTTTCTCTTAAACCTCCATGCAATGGCGGGAGGGCATGTTCAATCTTCCTACGCACCATCCGTTTTGAATTGTGTTCATTTTGCCAATGGAAATTGTTAACATCCTTACCCTAGTTAACAAACTCTCTCGGGTGTCAGTTTTCATAACTGTATGTGAAGTGTTCCAAGCACCTTTGGACTATGGATTCCTGATTAGAGTCCTTCAGTGCTAACTAATGGTTCCTAGGATGTGGATTAGAGTTAACTTGTACACACGGGCATCCATACCACTGGCTTACACCAAGTTATTATTGTGTGAGGTATTATCACACAGGCAATATAACCGTGTCGTGTTTGTGTTAGGTTGATTAATATTATAATCCTTCCCCCTTTCTGGACCCTTTCCCTTTGTCCATCCCTACCCACCTCCCATCCTTAATGTAGTAGGTGACTAGCACCTCTTGAaaccaaaatatttacagattctAATTAGGGAGGCATGGGGATATAGGGCATTCTACATCATTGCTccccaagaaataagaaagttcATCatggatctaaaaaaaaaaaaaaaagtgtcaagaaCAACACAGAGCAAGGCTGAGATTTTTCCcataatatatacaattatcTCCAGCTATCCAAactgttgtggtttttttgttttcttttttttagaaggtTCCTGAGTAAAACATGCTGGGATAGAGAGCCCTACCTCATCATTCATTGACAAGCCTTTAGTCTTCTATCTATGCATGGGTTTATCAGCAGTGAGTATGTGTTAATTTGTGTATGATTATAGAGATCCCATggttctccaaaataaaaatgttttagtttttctttctgattaaaaaagatattatatgCTCactgtaaaaatatttccataatacAGAAAAGactaaggaaaatacaaaaaaatctaaactGCCGCCATTCAGAGataaacactgaaaacaaagctctttcttaacatacattaCTTTTCAAAGAGACCATGGCTAAGACCCAGGGTAAAGAGAGGAAAGACTCAGCAAAGTTGTAAGCCTTCTTGAAAAGAAGTGGAGGCTTGCATTTGCTCCTAGCTGAGAGTTCCTGTTCTGAGTAAACAACTTCCGTGGGCTTTTGTCGTGAAAAGTTTTGTTGTGGAAATTAGGACCTTGGAGGGTTTTAGCTCCGAGGAGCTAATTTACTTTGcataataatgtaaaaatggTCTCAGTAATGGCAGACTTTCCcttttgcttattattttcaagaaattagagaaaaaaattggattAGTTCCTTACAATACCAAGATAATATGGCTTACTCTTGGaaggtatatgtatacaatggggATTGTTCAAACGGTCACAAAATGTCACCGAATTTCCTCGTTtgcaaggttttatttttcttgttctggtGTTCAAAATTCATTCTAGCTCACAGACTCATAAGAAGGTGGGAAGCTGCAGCAGGCCTGCCTCCCACCTCAAGCTGCAGGAAGGTCTCACTGTTGACGATCACTGCCTTGATCAAAAGGTTGCCTCTGGGCCCTAGACTAGGGGTCTTAGGTCAGTAGACTGGAAAGGAATGCTAGTACAAATTAGGCTGCCTGGACACAACTGAGATTATATATGAGTACTTTGTGAGGTTATATTGGGGGGCAATAATTCCACTTTAGAGTTCTGTAATGTTTCCTTTTAAGAATTTCCATTaaagggacgcctgagtggctcagtcggttaagcgtctgcctttggctcaggtcatgatcccagggtcctgggatcgagtcccacattgggctccctgctccgtggggagcctgcttctccctctgtctgccactctccctgcttgtgctctttctttctctgacaaataaataaataaaattattatcaattattataaaattatttccatccttctctaagccaaggaccctcttggctggtcctgtgggacccCCTCTGGGTACCTGGACCTGGCCTGCCGGCATCAGATATGTGGTCCCTGTCCCCTCCAGTTCTCTTCACCTCCTTACCCTTTTTTCACTTGATCAACACCAGTCTGATTCCAGCTCAGCGAAGACGTCACTGCTGTTGTAGGAAGCCGTTTTGACCCGTCCCAGGATGGGTTAAGCGGCCTCTGTAAGTCCGTAGCCCCGAGTGCTTTCTTCTACCTAGACCTTCAACTGTCTCTGTCCTTGTCACCACTGTCTCACAGCTCCTACTTCTCTGAACTCCTGGAGGGCGGGTGTTCATCTCATATTACGAAACTGAATACCCAGAGCAGAATTTAATACGTGTTAATATATTAGCTAGTTCATTGGATCCTCCCAAATCCTCTCTGATTAAGGGGCTAGAAAAAGTTTTATTGGCCTCACTCAGTAAATAGGCAGCTGAGGATTACAGTTtggtaacttgtccaaggtcttaCAGCTAGTGAGGAACAGAACTTAAACTAAAATGTGAAATTGAGACGAGTGCTCTCTctaccatttctctctctctctctctgccctctttttcccttggttacacacacacacacacacacacacacaccatcgtGAATGAATTCTACGTCAAGTTAAGATGTTAGCCAGATATTCCAACTGATATGACtcttaaaaagtttttgaaaagcattttgcAAGACGTTTATggaagaaatatgtttttatttaaccaCCAGAACCTCCGTAAAAATTGAGACTGTTATTTCTGGAGATTCTAGAATTTCCCTTGGAAATATCCCCTAACTCAAAAGAAAGTCTGATGCAGCCTCACAAAAATCTATGTTATAATAGGTGCTGTGTTACTGAGAACCACTGCAAAGGCGGGGTTAAAAGCCCCAAAGTGGCGGCAAACCATATATGGAGAAACCCATTTCTTTAAACTTGTGGTGAACTCatgttctgctttttgtttttttctcgaAGCTGAAGTCAGTAAAACCGAGAGAGGCACGCACGTCAGGACCAGCCGTGGCTCTGGGGTCCACCCTCCcggggctccatgccaggcagACCGAGCATGCGAGTCACACTTGCTATGACAGTTTGGATCGTTTCTGTAGTTCCCAGTCACGCGTATACAGCAAGCAGTTTGCCAGATATCGAAAATGAAGATTTCATCAAAGACTGTGTTCGGATTCATAACAAGTTCCGATCAGAGGTGAATCCAACAGCCAGTGCTATGCTCTACATGGTAAGGAAAAGAGCATAAGTAAGTAAAAAACAACTAATGTGTACTGACGTGGGAGGTAAATCCTTGCTAACCCGGAAGgctcttttttttcattgtgattCATGTGTGCAGTAAATTCATAATCTGTGATCAAAATGAATCCAGTTTAGCTCTGTTGACTCATCTCTTGCAAGCAGGCTCAGcaagtacattttatttctctcttttagaTACTTCCGTTCCTCTGGTCATAGatagattttgctttttttttttttttttgtcactttctTCCCTGTTAATTTTTGAAGGTTTTGTTGTTTATGTTGTCTCtaagtttgccttttttttttttttttttgctgctggCAGAGTATTGGCTTTCTCAGGAAGGCAGCATGGCATCTCAAGAAAGGATGTGATTTTGAATCGGTCAGGcttgggtttgagtcccagctctgtggCTGTGAGCAGGCTTTTAACGTGTCTGGGCTCTTTAGGGTAGGGCCTATTGtgcttattaaattatataaactatgTGAAACACAGCATACAATATTCTGCATGTAATAGGCCCGCAGTGAAATGTGGATCTGTGTCCCTCATTTAGATTCTGAATTCCACAAAACTCCATCATCAGGTTTCCCACTGGCCCTATAGGGTAGTGGAAGACCGGAATGAGACCTCTATTCCAGTTGTCACCCTCATCACACCTCATTCCCTTTCAAACTCTCACTTTGCTCACTCCAGTTACATTGTTTGGTAagagttttcattctttttgaatggAAAGGAATAAGAGCTTCATTCAGGAGGCTGGCCACCTGGGGAGGAGGCCGACTCTGGTCCCAAACCCGGCTCTACACTTTCTGTCCACGAGGGTTTTAAAGGGACAGGATGCGGTTAATTAGCGAGGGGGTGCAGTGGCCTGTAACATTTCCTGATTCCCGTAGATTTGGTGGTACTTATTTACAGCCTACAGGGCTTGAGGGTTGTGCAAGAGGTGTAATTCTTGTTCTGTGACGTGTAAGGGCTTCCTGTTCTCTCATTAATGGTAGGAGGCTGAGTCACCCTCTGATCAATCCGCTTTCTCATCTTCCAGTGTCTGCGCTGATCCCTCTTCAACTCTTTTTCCTCACTGTAGTTGAAAGATCTTTACAAAATCCAATTTTCATTCTTGACCCTCCtattgtttaatgttttttttggCAGACGTGGGACCCAGCACTAGCCCGAATTGCAAAAGCATGGGCAAAAAACTGTCAGTTTGCACACAATGGACAGCTGCAGTCGAACAAGCTGCACCCGAATTTCACTTTCGTGGGAGAAAATATCTGGACTGGGTCTGCATCCATATTCTCTGTGTCTTCAGCCATTACCAACTGGCACAGTGAAATTCAGGACTATGACTTCGAGACTCAGAAATGCACCCACGTCTGTGGCCATTACactcaggtaagcgtctgccctgtattctctttttttaagattttatttatttatttgacagagagacacagcgagagagggaacacaggcagggggagcgggagagggagaagcaggcttcccgccgagcagggagccccatgcagggctcgatcccaggaccctgggatcatgacctgagccgaaggcagacacccaatgactgagccacccagaagcccctgccCTGTATTCTCTTGAAACCATCTTTTCAAGGGTAAAGAGAAAACTGGAATCTGGTGTTAAGAAAGTGTATAGTTAAGCTGGTGCACCTGAAAATATGAAAGAGTAGGGGTTGCAAGcttccttcaaaaataaataaatggggcaAACTTCCATAGCAGGGGAGGTCATGCTTGAAGAGTTCAGTTATGTGCGGAAACCTAAAACGTGAGGCTCACCGATCTGGACAGACTTTGAATGTTTCGATAACAGCAACCCCCCTGGGGGGACTTTATTCCATTTGTGAGCCATCAGAGGATGTGGTGAGTGAATGGATTTTCAGGGATGCGTCCTCTATGGAATTGGAGGCACTTGATTTGGGACTCTAAAATTGGGAGACATAAGCATCTCTGACAGAAGCTTCAATTCCATATGCTCGCATTCCTCCGAGCGTGGGCGGAGAGCCTACCGTGGGTCGCCTGAGGACGagagaaacaacagtggagaggcCAGCATGTAAGCTTGTGTAAACCATCCTGTGGCTATTCTGCCCCCCAAATCTACAGGATTTACTCCCAGTGGCCACATTCAGAGGCTcccattgagattttttttttttttaattgaagctgGTTTGGTTTCCTAACCCTAATGCATGTTTGCAACACGTGGAAACAAATCCCTCAGGTAGACCATCTTCTATGGTCTTCTTACTCTGCTGCCTCCCTATCCCagccacatttcatttatttacttttatttcctggCATCTTTGTCAAGCCAATAACTAACGGTGCTGAACCCACGACTGACTGGTTCTAATGTACAAAAATGTGTTGAAATGAGGTATGAGGGCAAAAACATTTCTAACAAGGTAGTTAACTTGGAAtaacaggtgtttttttttta from Halichoerus grypus chromosome 6, mHalGry1.hap1.1, whole genome shotgun sequence harbors:
- the GLIPR1 gene encoding glioma pathogenesis-related protein 1; translation: MPGRPSMRVTLAMTVWIVSVVPSHAYTASSLPDIENEDFIKDCVRIHNKFRSEVNPTASAMLYMTWDPALARIAKAWAKNCQFAHNGQLQSNKLHPNFTFVGENIWTGSASIFSVSSAITNWHSEIQDYDFETQKCTHVCGHYTQVVWADSYKVGCAVQYCPTVYGINRLTNVAHFICNYGPGQSYERPYRRGPTCSACPRDDKCLGNLCTNPKRDKVTGYYSIVHPDRPVFSRNKYLSLFLTVSPPILILSAIMIIWVKHKYPHLVLSN